A single region of the Aeromicrobium chenweiae genome encodes:
- a CDS encoding DUF5819 family protein, which translates to MPRVTMRSAFIAAAVTIVGLHLVAVTLAALPPNRYSDATASQTAYLEPYFAQNWRLFAPSPVAEDREVLFQGSYVAADGTPRRTSWVAWTDVELDLVRHRLVGGRAGYVTNKLYGPLGQRYLGLGRAQRAIADGTDETTPPTWAELRSRLLGGGADPTRVGTYLLYEKATARLATEVLESRWPGHELTAVRYRLRAQPVVPYEQRGLAGAERTAARPVPTVREGGWRAPTTGSDRERASVASFDRRHR; encoded by the coding sequence GTGCCCCGGGTGACGATGCGATCGGCGTTCATCGCGGCGGCCGTGACGATCGTCGGGCTGCACCTGGTCGCCGTCACCCTGGCGGCCCTGCCGCCGAACCGCTACAGCGACGCGACCGCGTCGCAGACCGCCTACCTCGAGCCGTACTTCGCGCAGAACTGGCGGCTGTTCGCACCGTCGCCCGTCGCCGAGGACCGCGAGGTGCTGTTCCAGGGGTCGTACGTCGCCGCGGACGGGACGCCCAGGCGCACTTCGTGGGTCGCCTGGACCGACGTCGAGCTCGACCTGGTGCGTCACCGGCTGGTGGGTGGCCGGGCCGGTTACGTGACGAACAAGCTCTACGGGCCCCTCGGGCAGCGCTACCTCGGCCTCGGACGGGCGCAGCGTGCGATCGCGGACGGCACGGACGAGACGACGCCACCGACCTGGGCCGAGCTGAGGTCGCGCCTGCTTGGCGGGGGAGCGGACCCCACGCGCGTGGGGACCTACCTCCTGTACGAGAAGGCCACCGCGCGCCTGGCCACCGAGGTGCTCGAGTCGCGCTGGCCCGGTCACGAGCTCACCGCTGTCCGCTACCGCCTGCGGGCGCAGCCGGTCGTGCCCTACGAGCAGCGTGGGCTGGCCGGCGCCGAGCGGACGGCGGCCCGGCCCGTCCCCACGGTTCGCGAGGGCGGCTGGCGTGCGCCCACGACAGGCAGCGACCGTGAGCGCGCGTCCGTGGCCTCGTTCGACCGGAGGCATCGATGA
- a CDS encoding DUF5819 family protein — protein MSVTGTQSPHARPWQRTLVVALAVVAVAHSVVLAFWLAPRSPLRDAVGDRTLATYVNPYFEQSWSALAPNAQFADESFTLRAQVKDDATGTITMSEWIDVTAAEDRALRRDVDPARVHAIARRLATNLNGAMFGLNPRQRVLVRESYTKEPIERLGDRLYSAGTDRRAAVQSYVAYDTMATRFASMYARARFDGRILKVQYRIGRRTVPSGATRAADALQGRDFHWFEFGFRRGFAASFEAQTAFDDYVGA, from the coding sequence ATGTCGGTGACCGGGACGCAGTCGCCGCACGCTCGTCCGTGGCAGCGCACCCTCGTGGTCGCGCTGGCCGTCGTGGCAGTCGCGCACTCGGTCGTGCTGGCGTTCTGGTTGGCCCCCCGCAGCCCCCTGCGTGACGCGGTCGGCGACCGGACCCTGGCGACGTACGTCAACCCCTACTTCGAGCAGTCCTGGAGCGCACTCGCGCCCAACGCCCAGTTCGCGGACGAGTCGTTCACGCTCCGCGCCCAGGTGAAGGACGACGCCACCGGCACGATCACGATGAGCGAGTGGATCGACGTCACCGCCGCCGAGGACCGGGCACTGCGGCGCGACGTCGACCCGGCGCGGGTCCACGCCATCGCGCGAAGGCTCGCGACGAACCTGAACGGGGCGATGTTCGGGCTCAACCCACGTCAGCGGGTGCTGGTCCGTGAGTCGTACACGAAGGAGCCGATCGAGCGGCTGGGCGACCGCCTGTACTCGGCGGGGACGGATCGGCGCGCCGCGGTCCAGAGCTACGTCGCATACGACACCATGGCGACGCGCTTCGCCTCGATGTACGCCCGGGCACGGTTCGACGGAAGGATCCTGAAGGTGCAGTACCGCATCGGACGACGCACGGTGCCGTCGGGCGCAACCCGCGCGGCGGACGCGTTGCAGGGTCGGGACTTCCACTGGTTCGAGTTCGGCTTCCGCCGTGGTTTCGCGGCCTCCTTCGAGGCGCAGACGGCATTCGACGACTACGTGGGGGCGTGA
- a CDS encoding HTTM domain-containing protein, whose product MIDRAVGWLSLEKHSTYGLAVTRMILGFIVASQLIVNWGDRHYTWGDGAGWTEPVRDAKSWPSFLGLFGQLDGLAFDAAYLVTIGFGVLLMVGYRTRASALVTLFLWMSLYVANPFVGSGGDSVLRMVLLYLCFTDSGLRWSVDARLGARRGEIRPYAPVWVSATLHNLATILIIHQVVMVYVASAFWKLQSDRWTDGTAVYYPLQTDAYSPWHDWLQPLYANGLVIGSATYLAIVVQLFFPVLLIYRPTRLAALVLITGMHLGIGIFMGILYFSLVMIAVDMILVSDASWVRAAAWLRDRRGRERERAPSRV is encoded by the coding sequence ATGATCGACCGCGCGGTGGGCTGGCTGAGCCTGGAGAAGCACTCGACGTACGGCCTGGCCGTGACCCGGATGATCCTCGGCTTCATCGTCGCCAGCCAGCTGATCGTGAACTGGGGTGACCGCCACTACACGTGGGGCGATGGGGCCGGGTGGACCGAGCCCGTCCGCGACGCGAAGTCGTGGCCGTCCTTCCTCGGGCTGTTCGGGCAGCTCGACGGCCTGGCCTTCGACGCCGCCTACCTCGTGACGATCGGGTTCGGTGTCCTGCTGATGGTCGGCTACCGCACCCGGGCGTCCGCCCTGGTGACGCTGTTCCTGTGGATGTCGCTGTACGTCGCGAACCCGTTCGTGGGCTCCGGCGGCGACTCCGTGCTGCGCATGGTGCTGCTCTACCTGTGCTTCACCGACTCGGGGCTGCGATGGTCCGTCGACGCGAGGCTGGGCGCCCGCCGGGGCGAGATCCGGCCGTACGCGCCGGTGTGGGTCTCCGCGACGCTGCACAACCTCGCGACGATCCTGATCATCCACCAGGTCGTCATGGTCTACGTGGCGTCGGCGTTCTGGAAGCTGCAGAGCGACCGCTGGACCGACGGCACGGCCGTCTACTACCCGCTCCAGACGGATGCGTACTCCCCGTGGCACGACTGGCTGCAGCCGCTGTACGCGAACGGGCTGGTGATCGGCAGCGCGACCTACCTGGCGATCGTCGTGCAGCTGTTCTTCCCGGTCCTGCTGATCTACCGGCCGACCCGTCTGGCAGCCCTGGTGCTGATCACCGGGATGCACCTCGGCATCGGCATCTTCATGGGCATCCTGTACTTCTCGCTCGTGATGATCGCGGTCGACATGATCCTGGTGAGCGACGCTTCGTGGGTCCGTGCGGCGGCCTGGCTGCGCGATCGTCGAGGCCGCGAGCGGGAACGGGCCCCGTCGCGCGTGTGA
- a CDS encoding choice-of-anchor G family protein, with the protein MKNKLAKNCVAVGLATLVVSAGLSFSANGATTTRYTGHAEARFLAGTSGIAEITNAISNAIEGESADCSTAEVKKSACKKVEENSDISIPLGGLASLTLGAIDNYAGVDSSASSSATAPNSLASSGVVGDNGFIDTAYAGPKGSITLDLANGSLTGPIGDNLANVQAQIGAVSAEAKAVKGSATRRYNIASAGVTADLKILSTLNDQIAGALNGYDLLGTLAGTDEITLSKLTKLLPGGPLQPILDLLDALLIPVTDNLVDLKVTFPSLNAITGSLADFSGNGVQIDVSAGTVKVDLVALLKSLNLDINNLPPGTDLLRYVLPAIADGLDDVVTHLFDTVIDEIVSKTGVTLTLLPIAGSAGLPPITLSASQLGILLDPLKEGLTQVLKPAGAALASGLKAALGPDALANVAQLKVNNHDLYGQDLVTGDTAASSSNKPVSQTALRITLLGGQLADLRLGNAVVVPNGTATAADDADTDADAAADLDVDADSDADADSDSDSAADADAAADANADADANADAVADADAQSDADVTQSLPAAGAPRNLLPFMFLGLALILFGGAVLLNEKRRQLTA; encoded by the coding sequence ATGAAGAACAAGCTTGCCAAGAACTGTGTGGCAGTCGGACTCGCGACACTCGTCGTCAGCGCCGGACTGTCATTCTCGGCCAACGGCGCGACGACCACTCGGTACACCGGCCACGCGGAGGCACGCTTCCTGGCAGGCACCTCCGGCATCGCCGAGATCACGAACGCGATCTCGAACGCGATCGAGGGCGAGTCGGCTGACTGCTCCACCGCCGAGGTCAAGAAGTCGGCCTGCAAGAAGGTCGAGGAGAACAGCGACATCTCGATCCCGCTCGGCGGCCTCGCCTCGCTGACGCTCGGTGCGATCGACAACTACGCGGGCGTCGACAGCTCGGCGTCCTCGAGCGCCACCGCGCCCAACTCGCTCGCGTCCAGCGGCGTCGTGGGTGACAACGGCTTCATCGACACCGCCTACGCCGGTCCGAAGGGCTCGATCACGCTCGACCTCGCGAACGGGTCGCTGACCGGCCCCATCGGCGACAACCTCGCCAACGTGCAGGCGCAGATCGGTGCGGTCAGCGCCGAGGCCAAGGCCGTCAAGGGCAGCGCGACCCGTCGCTACAACATCGCCAGCGCCGGCGTCACCGCCGACCTGAAGATCCTGAGCACCCTGAACGACCAGATCGCCGGCGCGCTGAACGGCTACGACCTGCTCGGGACGCTGGCCGGCACGGACGAGATCACGTTGAGCAAGCTCACCAAGCTGCTGCCGGGCGGGCCGCTCCAGCCGATCCTCGACCTGCTCGACGCCCTGCTCATCCCGGTCACCGACAACCTGGTCGACCTCAAGGTGACGTTCCCGAGCCTCAACGCCATCACGGGCTCCCTGGCTGACTTCAGCGGCAACGGCGTGCAGATCGACGTCTCGGCCGGAACGGTCAAGGTCGACCTCGTCGCGCTGCTCAAGTCGCTCAACCTGGACATCAACAACCTGCCCCCGGGCACGGACCTGCTGCGCTACGTCCTGCCTGCGATCGCCGACGGCCTCGACGACGTCGTCACCCACCTGTTCGACACGGTCATCGACGAGATCGTCAGCAAGACCGGCGTCACGTTGACCCTGCTGCCCATCGCCGGCAGCGCGGGTCTGCCGCCGATCACGCTGAGCGCTTCGCAGCTCGGGATCCTCCTCGACCCCCTGAAGGAGGGACTGACGCAGGTCCTCAAGCCCGCCGGTGCAGCACTGGCCAGCGGCCTGAAGGCGGCACTGGGCCCCGACGCCCTGGCGAACGTCGCCCAGCTGAAGGTCAACAACCACGACCTGTACGGCCAGGACCTGGTCACGGGTGACACGGCGGCCTCGAGCTCGAACAAGCCGGTCTCACAGACGGCGCTGCGCATCACCCTGCTGGGTGGACAGCTCGCCGATCTCCGCCTCGGCAACGCCGTGGTGGTCCCGAACGGCACCGCGACCGCGGCTGACGACGCCGACACGGACGCGGACGCCGCGGCCGATCTCGACGTGGACGCCGACTCGGACGCGGACGCGGACTCCGACTCGGATTCCGCTGCTGACGCGGATGCGGCTGCTGACGCCAACGCCGACGCGGATGCGAACGCTGACGCGGTGGCCGACGCCGACGCCCAGTCCGACGCGGACGTGACGCAGTCGCTGCCCGCCGCCGGTGCGCCGCGCAACCTGCTGCCGTTCATGTTCCTGGGCCTGGCCCTGATCCTGTTCGGTGGTGCGGTTCTCCTCAACGAGAAGCGTCGCCAGCTGACGGCCTGA